The Triticum aestivum cultivar Chinese Spring chromosome 4B, IWGSC CS RefSeq v2.1, whole genome shotgun sequence sequence gatctctcccagccgtgtgcggtgccccccttccaccatattccacctcggtcatatcgtagcggtgcttaggcgaagccctgcgttggtagtaacatcatcaccgtcatcacgccgtcgtgctgacaaaactctcctgtgaagctctgctggatcggagttcgcgggacgtcatcgagctgaacatgtgctgaactcggagctgccgtacgttcagtacttggatcggttggatcatgaagacgtacgactacatcaaccacgttgtgctaacgcttccgctttcggtctacgagggtgcgtggactcactctccccgctcgttgctatgcatcaccatgatgttgtgtttgcgtaggaatttttttaaaattactacgttccccagcaatgtagacatgaccgagatacatctccagacaataaccaatagcggaacctagatgttcatattggctcctacatattctatgaagatatttatcggtcaaaccgcataacaacatacgttgttccctttgtcatcggtatgttacttgcccgagatttgatcgtcagtatcatcatacctagttcaatctcattacgggcaagtttctttactcgttccgtaatacttcatcctgtaactaactcattagtcacattgcttgcaaggcttatagtgatgagcattaccgagagggcccagagatacctctccgaaacacggagtgacaaattctaatctcgatctatgccaacccaacaaacaccttcaaagacacctgtagagcatctttataatcacccatttacgttgggacgtttgatagcacacaaggtgttcctccggtattcgggagttgcataatctcatagtctgaggaacatgtataattcatgaagaaagcagtagcaatgaaaatgtaacgatcataatgctaagctaacggatgggtcatgtccatcacatcattctcctaatgatgtgatcccgattatcaaatgacaacacatgtctatgtttaggaaacataaccatctttgattaacgagctagtcaagtacaggcatactaggacactatgttttgtctatgtattcacacatgtactaagttttcggttaatacaattctagcatgaatactaaacatttatcatcatataaggaaatataaataacaactttattattgcctctagggcatatttccttcaaaaataccttgatgcatttttctattatttcctttttattttatctatctatcactaccagATTTAATCCTTACAATTGGCGATaatgaggggattgacaacccccttgccgTTGTTGGGTGCAAACATTTGTTTATGTGTGTGTGCATGTACCGTTTATCTTGTCTGAGTGGTGTCTCCTATTGGTTCGACAAACCTTGGTTcttagctgagggaaatacttttcaCTACTACACTACTTCACCGTTCCTTTTTGGGGAATCCCAATGCTTATCATAAGTAGCAgaataatttctggcgccattgtcggggaggcttCATCTGACAAGTCTAGGCTCCTTCCCTCACATTTATCAATTTGCTTATTTTCCTTTCTCCACCATTTGccttatgatgtgtgagtagttcctcacaggacctacgggtccatagcagtagctagatgtctctctctctctctctctctctcgatcttcaatacaatgttctcttcagAGATTGATATGATGTAATACTTttgtgtggtgtgtttgttggaatccggtgaattgtgggtttatgatcagattattcattgaaagtaatttaGTTATTCTGAAGGTTATTATGTATGATTGTTATAGTGATGTAATTCTTTCCGATCTATGAGCTATCTTTGGCCAAGTTGATGATTAGATCTTCAATGGAAGTGCTGCgttgtagtaggttcaatcttgcggtgtcctcaccttgtgatagaaggggtagcgaggcatgtatttgtattgttgctactaaagATAAAATTATGGGGTTCGATCATATTAGTTGGTCttattttgtctacattatgtcatcttgcttaaaacattaccttgtttgttatgaacttaataactagagaggcaagcatagaagcactctcgaagtggagtaatagtagtagatgcagatggatgTCAGTCTACTTATCACATGCATAATGCCTATGtactgatcatgccatgaataacatcataattatgcgccattctatcaattgcccaacagtaatttgtgtacccaccgtttgctatgttcttgagagagattcctctagtgaaagctatgccCCCCGGTCCATTCACCTCATATACTAAAACCCTAATAACCTTGccgcaatttatttatttttattcagttttgcaatttatatatctaccactaccagaattaatccttgcaattaacgagataaggggattgacaacccacttgcccacgttgggtgcaagtatttgtttgtgtgtgtaggtactgttGATCATCGTTTGTGTGAatctcctattggtttgataaaccttggttcttaactgagggaaatactttcagctactataccacatcacccttcctatttggggaaatcTCAATGCTTATCACAAGTAGCATTATGCCGCCGTCTCAGGATCGTCCCCTGCGAGCTGCTCGTCCCGCGGCTCCACGGGCTCGACCTGAAGGTGCTTATCTACAACGCCGACATCTCCAACATATGCAGGGTTCTGTGCTCAAAGCACATCTGCGTCGGCGACGTCAGCCATGCCCTCTAAGTTCTCTGTGAAGACCATCTGAAGTCTGAACTAAGTTAGGTCTGAACTTATTTTGATAATCTCTTTTGCTGCAAAACTTGTCTATATTTTGCCAGGAAGGACATGGGATGCCCTGATGCTTAAAATTATGCCTACTACTATTATGCACTGCTAGTTATTGTGTGATGTGTTCTGATGTTCTTGTGTGAGGTGCTGTTCATGAtctgttgttcttgtatgttgtgtGCTGTGAAGAGTTGCTAATGGGGTGGCAAGACCACCACATATGAAAGGGGTGAGCAAAACAACTACTTATACGCAGCCAAACAACCGAGTGTTGCATCTTCTCACCACTGTGGCACGACCGCAGTCAACCAAACAAGAAAATCATAATCTAGGCCTTGATGCAATGCAGGAAACCAAACTACATGCAAATGTTGGGTTTTTGCCTCCATTGGCTCAACCAGGCCGAGATGGGTCAAGTATGGAAATTTTTGAAAAACAGTGCATGTAACTAAACGCGTCATTAGTCACTAACCTGCATTGCCTTGGGTAGCGCCATAGTCTCTCCCCTAGTTGATGTCTTAGCTTCCTCTGCCTCAGGCAATGTCGCCTTCGCTATGAAGTTTTCCTGAGCTCTTTTTCCATTGGCGGGCCGGAGTCCAGTTCTCCCTCAAGGCGAGTCGTAGGTGGCGGGATTTTTTAGTCGTGCGTGGCTATGTGCAGTGATGCAGGATGTGGCATCCTCTCATCTCGATGGGGTCACTTTGTTGGCCTATTTAGTTAAATAAAGCTTGGCCGACTCCCTCCCTGTCCTAGCTCTTAATACTTTTTCTTCCTCATTGCCTTTTGTAGCGGTGATATGTCTCGCTTCATGGGGCGGTCCTATTTGGCGCCACCTAACCAAACAGGCGCTCACGCGCGCGAgtatatgggccggcccatttgcatTTTTTAGAACGTTTAACTTGTGGACCAATGAGTTGACCATCGACCAAGGAGAATTGACAATTTACTGTGGAATaaagttcacaaaatttgaaaaaagtccATCGATCTTGAAaagtatcatcaaatttgaaaaacagtccaccaaatttgaaaaaagttcatcgaatttgaaatcatcaaattttcaaaaaatggtcattagaaatgaaaaaaatgttaattgattttgaaataaagttcatcaattttgaaaaaaaaagattCATCTACATGAAAAAAGGTCACAAACttaagaaagaaaaagaaacatgaaacaaaaaagagaaacaaCATAGGCAGACTTCTCATACGTTGAAATGATATAAAAGAAGTTGGTATACATAAGCGCGAAGATGGAGTAGTGCTCATAGCAGTTGACTCGCATCGATCGCGGGCCGAAACCTCTAGGCCACATTCCTGAACCTTTTTTGAGTTTTAAGATGGAAAAAAGCATAAAATGGGCTGGCCCAGAATCAACTGCACCGGCGCCTGGAGCGCCAATACTGGCCGGCCCAGCTGAGACAGTGGGCATTCATCAGTATTTCTGCTTTcaatttttcttccttttttgccttgtattttcccttttttttcttcttatattTCATAATATTCTAGTTATATATGTAATAAAAATCACTTTAAATACATAATTGAAAATTGTTAAATgcgcatttgaaaaatgttaaatatgtatggagaaaatgtttaccatgtatactaaaaatattaaaaaaattgtatgaaacAATTCGatgatgtatttaaaaaatattaatcaagcatttgaatttttttgaagaagtgtttgaatttttttaatcaaGCCTTTGGAAAAAGTTAAATATGTAGATAAAAATGTTAACAAtttattaaaaaatgatgaaagtatttttgatcatgtatatatcatttttaatcaagcatttgaatttttttgaacaactatttaaaaattgttaatcaAGCATTCGAAAAAAATGTAAAATGAGTATAGAAAAAAATGATGACCATTTATTAAAAAAATGATGGAAAATTTTGATCatctatataaaaatgttaatcaaccatttgaaaaatattaactTTTTCTttggaaaaatgttgaccatgcattaAGTTCTTTAGTATTGCATTAAAtatgttaatcaaacatttgaaaaatgttgaatgtgcatagaaaaaaatgttgaccatgtgttagaaaatgttaatcttgtatttaatTTTTTTAATGAAGCATTTGAAAAAGTTTAAAAGTGTCtacagaaaaaatgttgaccatgtattaaaaaatgttaatctggtatttgaaaaatgttcaagaaGCATTTGAAAATGCTAAATATGTGTATTGAAGAAATGTTGACCATTTACCAGAAAATGTTATAgtttcatttaaaaaatgttaaacatgtatttaaaaaaatgttgttgAGATATagaaaaatgtagaatgaaaaccacAAGAAACAGAGAAAAccaaagaaatgaaaaaaaagaaaagaaacaaaataaaccaaataaaaatgaaaaaaaatctttggaaacaaatgcaaaaagaatgaaacaaaatggagaagaaaaataagtaaaagaaacaaaagaaagtggacccccccccccccccccgagagaaaactgaataaaacaaaaaaaacagtGGAGAAAATCGACTCTTTTACCTTAAGTTGGGTGCGCCCTAGAGTTCATCACGAACTCGACATAGAGCCAGTGGCTAGTGTCGCTAGCAACTATCCAGGAGACTAGGGTTTGAATCCCGGTTTCGCTCCCTTTTTCTCCACTATTTATTTTATTAAATGGGCCGACACAGTTGCTAGGCGACACACAAAAGTCCTTTAATGCGAAAAAGAAACAACCTACTACAAACACCACATGGCCCGGTCGCCACCGAAGCTATCAGAGAAGGGAGGGCAATGGAAAGCTGGTTAGAGGAAATGACAAAGTGCCCCTAAGACCAGCAACAATCGGAACCCTCACATCCTTAAGCGCTTGGGCAGACAACTCTGTCACTGTTCGCATAGAAGAGAGAAAGAAAAATGGGTATCGGACCCTTCACTTTTGTTTGTGCGTTTCCTGACAGTGCGCGAATCCCCATGTCCAACCTATATATGAGAAGGATATGGGGATGCACAGGAAGTCCGCCACGAATAATGCAGCCCATAGGGTATACCCCATTTTTCCATTTTTTAatctttcttttctctctcttttcatcTCCAGAATCATATTAATGTGACCGGACAATTTAAAGGGTGTCATTGCTTTATACAAGAAAAATAGAGGGTCAAGACGCGTCCTTCGATGTTCAAGGGGTCAGATTGCTGCAATCGTGGTGGTTGTAGATGCTCAAACACAAGCATGTCGGAGAACACTACATTGGAACACTGGCGACACGGGTCAGCCTCACGCGCTTGGCCTGTTTCGGCTACGTTTGGATGGTCCGGCCAGGTGCTCTCTTCCGTTGCCACAGATGCAACAAATGGCTGGAAATGCGCGGAACGTCCGTCCACACCACGCCGGCTCCATTAACCTGATCGCGAGGAACAGTGACTGCAGCAGCGGTTAGGTGAGGCACGTGCTGGTGCTGGCTACAGCATTTTATATCATTTCCTAGCACCTCAATTTCATTCGCAAATCACAAGCTCTCCTCCTTCTCTCACCCGCTACTGTGAAGTCTGTACTGTACCTAGGAGTATAATAGAACAGCTACACGGTGAGATGGATGAGCACGAGCCCAGCCTTGAGCTCACCCTCCGCATGAGCTCGGCAGCTGAGGCGGAGCAGGGCGGCTTCTTCCTCTGCGTCTACTGCGACCGCAAGTTCCGCAGCTCGCAGGCGCTCGGCGGCCACCAGAACGCGCACAAGCACGAGCGCAGCCTCGCCCACCGCCGGCGGGAGATGGCCGCCGCCACGGGTGCACACGGGGCGGCCGGAACACGCGCGCCTGCGGCGCAGGACGAGAGGCCCAGGTATGTTTCCGCCGGCGATTTCGTCGAGCCTTCCGCTGGGAAGGCGGGGAGGACGGAGGCAAGGGCGTGGAAGGTTGCTGCTGCTCCCGAGTACGGCTACCGCGCCGATGATGTGGACCTGTCGCTCAGGCTATGATTGATCTCTTCTTCTATCTACTTGAGTTTCTCTCATGGAATTCCGACCTGCGCGCGCGTCGCGCCGTATTTTGGGCTCCTATTTCTTTTGTATTCTCCGATTGATCTGACTGAATGTACTTACCGAAATTTTTCTTCAAATATATCTGTGCCCTCCAGTATATATGTCTAAGTTAATGTACGATACAGAGCGAGCAGAAATGACGGTCCCTGTCCGTCCAGCGTCCTTTCATGCGTCCAAAATAAAAGTGAAGTAAaattaaacaaaataaaataatccAAAGCAATGATGCAGGTTCAAGGTTTATTTTAGATTTTTCCTTAATTAGAATATATACATCTTGATAGACTCACAATGAATCGCCCGAAATGGTACTTTGACTAACGTTTTCTGTTGTAGGCTCAGTTTGTAATTGTTGAACTGTGCTGTGTAATGTTTACTTTATAATCTGCCATAGGTAAATGGCCAACAAAATTGAGGCAAGCTGGTTAAAACAAGCAAGAAAATAAGCAAAATGGCACTCCCTCCGTTCATGAATATCAAATGTTTTAATTTTTTCAACTTGGTTTGTTTAATCATTTCTATCCGTacgtagtctatattgaaataccCAAATCATCTCATaattatgaatgaaagaagggccACCTATCGATGCAATCATGCACGAGAATAGATAGACCACAACATTCAACcatgcatgaaaaaaaatgttttttcatCAATTATTCTACTCATATTCAAAAAAATATTATAACAACTatacataatcaaatataataAGTCATATATATTATTAATTTTGGTTCTCATGTTATCAACCCATATTTCCATCAACCAATTCCCATAGTAACGCGTGGGGTATTCTCTAGTTTTCATAACCCTTGGAGAACTAAGGTCAGGGCCTTTTTGATGTACCTCAAAATGCTCAGGTGTGAATAATGCTGCAAAAAGAAAATCTCAAGGCTCATGATCCATCGGGATTGACTAAAAACGAGAAGAATTGAGTACAAGCCTTATGTTGTAGCGCGGTCAAAATATGAGGCGAGTTTAAATCAAGGCCAGCTCGCTCCATTTTTTACTCGATGTAGCTTGAAATAACATACTCCTTTAATAACACTGGAGCTGCAGAGTTGTATATGGAATGACATTAGAATATTTAATTAATTTTTTATGAGGAGTAGTAGTTATGTTATCTTTTTTTTGAGTCATAGTTATGTTATCTTTGATACAGTATACGGAATGGAATTAGAATAATTAATTAATTTTTGgctgattt is a genomic window containing:
- the LOC123090280 gene encoding uncharacterized protein codes for the protein MWAWGNRRIIAAQAPPLRHSSRPIVEMWRSYQARERGGLSRNDGRGAWARFFELGDALWPHTKRCHEAEEEVLAAQRVVAAGEEGVNKSLAITKEEQAYAIAPGAPQFHSQITSSPPSLTRYCEVCTVPRSIIEQLHGEMDEHEPSLELTLRMSSAAEAEQGGFFLCVYCDRKFRSSQALGGHQNAHKHERSLAHRRREMAAATGAHGAAGTRAPAAQDERPRYVSAGDFVEPSAGKAGRTEARAWKVAAAPEYGYRADDVDLSLRL